One window of the Manihot esculenta cultivar AM560-2 chromosome 14, M.esculenta_v8, whole genome shotgun sequence genome contains the following:
- the LOC110599940 gene encoding ATPase 11, plasma membrane-type isoform X2 yields the protein MQNGRIERACELLLAHSLLLLPACSRREEKMGDKAEVLEAVLKETVDLENIPIEEVFENLRCSKDGLTTEAAEERLTIFGHNKLEEKKESKFLKFLGFMWNPLSWVMEAAAIMAIALANGGGKPPDWQDFVGIITLLLINSTISFIEENNAGNAAAALMARLAPKAKVLRDGRWSEHDAAVLVPGDIISIKLGDIIPADARLLEGDPLKIDQSALTGESLPVTKGPGDGIYSGSTCKQGEIEAVVIATGVHTFFGKAAHLVDTTNQVGHFQKVLTAIGNFCICSIAVGMVIEIVVMYPIQDREYRPGIDNLLVLLIGGIPIAMPTVLSVTMAIGSHRLSQQGAITKRMTAIEEMAGMDVLCSDKTGTLTLNKLTVDKNLVEVFAKGVDADTVVLMAARASRTENQDAIDSAIVGMLADPKEARAGIQEVHFLPFNPTDKRTALTYIDSEGKMHRVSKGAPEQILNLAHNRSDIERRVHAVIDKFAERGLRSLAVAYQEVPERRKESLGGPWQFIGLLPLFDPPRHDSAETIRRALNLGVNVKMITGDQLAIGKETGRRLGMGTNMYPSSALLGHDKDESIAALPIDELIEKADGFAGVFPEHKYEIVKRLQARKHICGMTGDGVNDAPALKKADIGIAVADATDAARSASDIVLTEPGLSVIISAVLTSRAIFQRMKNYTIYAVSITIRIVLGFMLLALIWKFDFPPFMVLIIAILNDGTIMTISKDRVKPSPLPDSWKLAEIFTTGIVLGSYLAMMTVIFFWAAYKTDFFP from the exons ATGCAAAATGGCAGAATAGAAAGAGCTTGTGAGCTGTTACTTGCACACTCTTTGCTCCTACTTCCAGCG TGTTCGAGGAGAGAGGAAAAGATGGGGGACAAAGCtgaagttttggaggctgtgttGAAGGAAACTGTGGATTTG GAAAACATACCCATTGAAGAAGTGTTTGAGAATCTGAGATGTAGCAAAGACGGGCTTACAACTGAGGCTGCTGAGGAGAGGCTGACAATCTTTGGCCATAACAAGCTTGAAGAGAAAAAG GAGAGCAAATTCTTGAAGTTTTTGGGGTTTATGTGGAATCCTCTGTCGTGGGTGATGGAGGCTGCTGCTATCATGGCTATTGCTCTTGCAAATGGAGGA GGGAAACCTCCAGATTGGCAAGACTTCGTCGGTATTATTACTCTTCTTTTAATCAACTCGACGATCAGTTTTATTGAGGAAAACAATGCTGGTAATGCTGCTGCTGCTCTCATGGCTCGTCTCGCTCCAAAAGCTAAG gTTCTTCGAGATGGGAGGTGGAGTGAGCATGATGCTGCTGTTTTAGTTCCTGGTGACATTATTAGCATCAAACTTGGAGATATTATTCCAGCTGATGCTCGTCTATTAGAAGGTGATCCACTGAAAATTGACCAG TCTGCACTTACTGGTGAGTCTCTTCCTGTGACAAAAGGACCTGGAGATGGCATTTACTCGGGTTCTACTTGCAAGCAAGGAGAGATTGAAGCAGTGGTTATTGCCACTGGCGTCCACACCTTCTTTGGGAAGGCTGCTCACCTTGTGGATACCACGAACCAAGTTGGTCACTTCCAAAAG GTCTTGACTGCAATAGGGAATTTTTGCATATGTTCGATTGCTGTGGGGATGGTTATAGAGATTGTTGTCATGTATCCCATTCAAGATCGAGAATATCGTCCTGGAATTGACAATCTTCTTGTGCTTCTCATTGGAGGAATTCCAATTGCCATGCCAACTGTCCTGTCAGTGACAATGGCTATTGGTTCTCACAGGTTATCTCAGCAG GGTGCCATCACAAAGAGAATGACTGCTATTGAAGAGATGGCAGGCATGGATGTGCTTTGCAGTGACAAGACTGGAACTCTGACATTAAACAAACTTACTGTTGACAAAAATCTCGTCGAG GTTTTTGCAAAAGGAGTGGATGCAGATACTGTCGTTTTGATGGCAGCTCGAGCCTCCAGAACAGAGAATCAAGATGCAATAGATTCTGCTATTGTTGGAATGCTGGCTGATCCAAAAGAG GCACGTGCTGGAATTCAAGAAGTTCATTTCCTTCCTTTTAATCCAACTGATAAGCGGACAGCCTTGACCTATATTGACAGTGAAGGTAAAATGCATAGAGTAAGCAAAGGTGCACCAGAGCAG ATCCTGAATCTTGCACATAATAGGTCAGACATCGAGCGAAGAGTTCATGCCGTCATTGACAAGTTTGCAGAGAGGGGTTTACGGTCTCTTGCTGTTGCATACCAG GAAGTTccagaaagaaggaaagaaagtcTGGGTGGCCCTTGGCAGTTCATTGGCCTCTTGCCCCTTTTTGATCCGCCAAGGCATGACAGTGCTGAGACTATAAGGAGGGCTTTGAATCTTGGTGTAAATGTCAAAATGATTACAG GTGATCAACTGGCCATAGGAAAGGAAACTGGACGTCGTTTGGGAATGGGAACCAACATGTATCCTTCATCTGCATTGCTAGGACATGACAAGGACGAGTCCATTGCAGCTTTACCAATTGATGAACTGATCGAGAAGGCTGATGGCTTTGCTGGTGTTTTCCCTG AGCACAAATATGAGATTGTAAAACGCTTGCAAGCTAGGAAACATATCTGTGGGATGACTGGTGATGGGGTCAATGATGCGCCAGCTCTTAAGAAGGCTGACATTGGGATTGCTGTCGCTGATGCGACTGATGCAGCTCGTAGTGCTTCTGATATTGTCCTCACAGAACCTGGACTCAGTGTCATCATTAGTGCTGTCTTGACAAGTCGAGCAATCTTCCAGAGGATGAAAAACTACACA ATCTATGCAGTTTCTATTACAATTCGTATTGTG CTTGGTTTCATGCTGCTGGCTCTCATATGGAAGTTTGACTTTCCACCTTTTATGGTGCTTATTATTGCTATTCTCAATGATG GTACCATTATGACAATATCTAAGGATAGGGTGAAGCCATCTCCTCTGCCAGACAGCTGGAAGCTGGCAGAGATTTTTACTACTGGAATTGTTCTTGGTAGTTACCTAGCAATGATGACAGTCATCTTCTTTTGGGCAGCATATAAGACAGACTTCTTCCCG TGA
- the LOC110599941 gene encoding protein NRT1/ PTR FAMILY 2.11, giving the protein MATGETIGEKERVSMEVHGKETHSPTMDNNHEDALDEEPNYRGWKAMPFIIGNETFEKLGAIGTLANLLIYLTTVFNMKSITAATIINIFNGTTNFGTLLGAYLCDTYFGRYKTLGFATITSFLGLLVIQLTAAISKLHPPQCGKDSSTCQGPTPGQMAFLLTGFGLMVVGAGGVRPCNLAFGADQFNPKTESGKKGINSFFNWYFFTFTFAQMISVTLIVYVQANVSWAIGLAIPAILMLIACILFFSGSKIYVKVKANGSPLNSVAQVIVVAIKKRRLKPVEQPWLSLFNYTSPKSINAKLPYTDQFRFLDKAAIRTPEDKINPDGSAADPWKLCSLQQVEEVKCLLRVFPIWVSDVIFFTAIVQQQTYAVFQAVQSDRRLGSSNFKVPAASYGVFVMLSLTIFIPIYDRILVPFLQRLTGKEGGITVLQRIGIGIALSSLTMLVSALVEEQRRTTALTKPTLGTAPRRGEISSMSSLWLIPQLALTGLAEAFGSVGLVEFYYKQFPENMRSIAGSLFFCGMAGSSYLSSLLITIVHKTTNWLPEDLNKGRLNCYYYIIAALGVLNFVYFLICAKWYKYKEGMRDTIEINQQVKPIKA; this is encoded by the exons TCCATGGAAGTTCACGGGAAAGAAACTCACAGCCCAACCATGGATAACAATCATGAAGATGCGCTAGATGAAGAGCCTAACTACAGAGGATGGAAAGCCATGCCTTTTATCATAG GAAATGAAACTTTTGAGAAGCTTGGAGCCATTGGAACCTTAGCAAATCTCTTGATATATCTCACCACTGTCTTCAACATGAAGAGCATCACAGCAGCTACCATTATCAACATCTTCAACGGTACCACCAACTTTGGTACTTTGCTTGGAGCCTATCTTTGTGACACTTATTTTGGTCGCTATAAAACCTTGGGGTTTGCCACCATTACATCCTTTCTG GGTTTGCTTGTGATTCAATTAACGGCTGCAATTTCTAAGCTTCATCCTCCCCAGTGTGGAAAGGACAGCAGTACGTGCCAAGGGCCAACACCAGGTCAAATGGCATTTCTACTGACAGGGTTTGGACTCATGGTAGTAGGAGCTGGTGGAGTCCGCCCATGCAATTTAGCATTTGGAGCAGACCAATTCAACCCAAAAACTGAATCTGGAAAGAAGGGTATTAATAGCTTCTTCAATTGGTACTTCTTCACGTTCACGTTCGCCCAGATGATATCAGTCACACTAATTGTTTACGTTCAAGCCAATGTTAGCTGGGCAATAGGCTTAGCAATTCCAGCAATTCTGATGCTCATAGCTTGTATACTCTTCTTCTCGGGTTCAAAAATTTATGTCAAAGTGAAAGCTAATGGCAGCCCACTGAACAGTGTAGCACAGGTTATAGTAGTTGCGATCAAAAAAAGACGATTGAAGCCAGTAGAGCAACCTTGGTTATCACTTTTCAATTATACTTCTCCCAAGTCTATCAATGCCAAGCTTCCTTACACAGATCAATTCAG ATTCCTTGACAAGGCAGCAATTAGGACTCCTGAAGACAAAATAAACCCTGACGGATCAGCAGCTGATCCATGGAAACTTTGCAGTCTGCAGCAAGTGGAAGAAGTGAAATGCCTCTTGAGAGTGTTTCCCATTTGGGTATCAGATGTTATATTCTTTACAGCTATAGTTCAGCAGCAAACATACGCAGTATTCCAAGCCGTTCAAAGCGATAGGCGCCTTGGAAGCAGCAATTTCAAAGTCCCAGCTGCGTCCTACGGTGTATTCGTAATGCTAAGTTTAACCATTTTCATACCAATCTACGACAGAATCCTGGTGCCATTTCTCCAGAGGCTAACAGGAAAAGAAGGCGGCATCACAGTTCTTCAAAGAATTGGGATTGGCATAGCTTTATCCTCTCTCACAATGTTAGTCTCCGCCTTGGTTGAAGAGCAAAGAAGGACCACAGCTCTCACTAAGCCAACTCTTGGAACAGCACCAAGAAGGGGTGAAATTTCATCAATGTCCAGTTTATGGTTAATTCCTCAGCTAGCACTGACAGGATTAGCCGAAGCATTCGGTTCCGTTGGCCTGGTTGAATTCTACTACAAGCAATTTCCTGAGAACATGAGAAGCATTGCAGGGTCTCTCTTCTTCTGTGGCATGGCAGGATCAAGTTATTTAAGCAGTTTATTGATAACTATAGTTCACAAAACAACAAATTGGCTGCCGGAAGATCTCAACAAAGGAAGATTGAACTGCTACTATTACATTATTGCTGCTCTTGGGGTCTTAAATTTCGTCTACTTTTTAATATGTGCAAAGTGGTATAAGTATAAAGAAGGTATGAGAGATACAATCGAAATTAATCAACAAGTAAAGCCGATCAAGgcttga
- the LOC110599940 gene encoding ATPase 11, plasma membrane-type isoform X1, with product MQNGRIERACELLLAHSLLLLPACSRREEKMGDKAEVLEAVLKETVDLENIPIEEVFENLRCSKDGLTTEAAEERLTIFGHNKLEEKKESKFLKFLGFMWNPLSWVMEAAAIMAIALANGGGKPPDWQDFVGIITLLLINSTISFIEENNAGNAAAALMARLAPKAKVLRDGRWSEHDAAVLVPGDIISIKLGDIIPADARLLEGDPLKIDQSALTGESLPVTKGPGDGIYSGSTCKQGEIEAVVIATGVHTFFGKAAHLVDTTNQVGHFQKVLTAIGNFCICSIAVGMVIEIVVMYPIQDREYRPGIDNLLVLLIGGIPIAMPTVLSVTMAIGSHRLSQQGAITKRMTAIEEMAGMDVLCSDKTGTLTLNKLTVDKNLVEVFAKGVDADTVVLMAARASRTENQDAIDSAIVGMLADPKEARAGIQEVHFLPFNPTDKRTALTYIDSEGKMHRVSKGAPEQILNLAHNRSDIERRVHAVIDKFAERGLRSLAVAYQEVPERRKESLGGPWQFIGLLPLFDPPRHDSAETIRRALNLGVNVKMITGDQLAIGKETGRRLGMGTNMYPSSALLGHDKDESIAALPIDELIEKADGFAGVFPEHKYEIVKRLQARKHICGMTGDGVNDAPALKKADIGIAVADATDAARSASDIVLTEPGLSVIISAVLTSRAIFQRMKNYTIYAVSITIRIVLGFMLLALIWKFDFPPFMVLIIAILNDGTIMTISKDRVKPSPLPDSWKLAEIFTTGIVLGSYLAMMTVIFFWAAYKTDFFPRIFGVSTLEKTAHDDFRKLASAIYLQVSTISQALIFVTRSRSWSYVERPGILLMVAFLAAQLVATLIAVYANWSFAAIEGIGWGWAGVIWLYNIIFYIPLDFIKFFIRYALSGRAWDLVIEQRIAFTTQKDFGKEQRELQWAHAQRTLHGLQPPDTKMFTERTHFTELNQMAEEAKRRAEIARLRELHTLKGHVESVIRLKGIDIDTIQQAYTV from the exons ATGCAAAATGGCAGAATAGAAAGAGCTTGTGAGCTGTTACTTGCACACTCTTTGCTCCTACTTCCAGCG TGTTCGAGGAGAGAGGAAAAGATGGGGGACAAAGCtgaagttttggaggctgtgttGAAGGAAACTGTGGATTTG GAAAACATACCCATTGAAGAAGTGTTTGAGAATCTGAGATGTAGCAAAGACGGGCTTACAACTGAGGCTGCTGAGGAGAGGCTGACAATCTTTGGCCATAACAAGCTTGAAGAGAAAAAG GAGAGCAAATTCTTGAAGTTTTTGGGGTTTATGTGGAATCCTCTGTCGTGGGTGATGGAGGCTGCTGCTATCATGGCTATTGCTCTTGCAAATGGAGGA GGGAAACCTCCAGATTGGCAAGACTTCGTCGGTATTATTACTCTTCTTTTAATCAACTCGACGATCAGTTTTATTGAGGAAAACAATGCTGGTAATGCTGCTGCTGCTCTCATGGCTCGTCTCGCTCCAAAAGCTAAG gTTCTTCGAGATGGGAGGTGGAGTGAGCATGATGCTGCTGTTTTAGTTCCTGGTGACATTATTAGCATCAAACTTGGAGATATTATTCCAGCTGATGCTCGTCTATTAGAAGGTGATCCACTGAAAATTGACCAG TCTGCACTTACTGGTGAGTCTCTTCCTGTGACAAAAGGACCTGGAGATGGCATTTACTCGGGTTCTACTTGCAAGCAAGGAGAGATTGAAGCAGTGGTTATTGCCACTGGCGTCCACACCTTCTTTGGGAAGGCTGCTCACCTTGTGGATACCACGAACCAAGTTGGTCACTTCCAAAAG GTCTTGACTGCAATAGGGAATTTTTGCATATGTTCGATTGCTGTGGGGATGGTTATAGAGATTGTTGTCATGTATCCCATTCAAGATCGAGAATATCGTCCTGGAATTGACAATCTTCTTGTGCTTCTCATTGGAGGAATTCCAATTGCCATGCCAACTGTCCTGTCAGTGACAATGGCTATTGGTTCTCACAGGTTATCTCAGCAG GGTGCCATCACAAAGAGAATGACTGCTATTGAAGAGATGGCAGGCATGGATGTGCTTTGCAGTGACAAGACTGGAACTCTGACATTAAACAAACTTACTGTTGACAAAAATCTCGTCGAG GTTTTTGCAAAAGGAGTGGATGCAGATACTGTCGTTTTGATGGCAGCTCGAGCCTCCAGAACAGAGAATCAAGATGCAATAGATTCTGCTATTGTTGGAATGCTGGCTGATCCAAAAGAG GCACGTGCTGGAATTCAAGAAGTTCATTTCCTTCCTTTTAATCCAACTGATAAGCGGACAGCCTTGACCTATATTGACAGTGAAGGTAAAATGCATAGAGTAAGCAAAGGTGCACCAGAGCAG ATCCTGAATCTTGCACATAATAGGTCAGACATCGAGCGAAGAGTTCATGCCGTCATTGACAAGTTTGCAGAGAGGGGTTTACGGTCTCTTGCTGTTGCATACCAG GAAGTTccagaaagaaggaaagaaagtcTGGGTGGCCCTTGGCAGTTCATTGGCCTCTTGCCCCTTTTTGATCCGCCAAGGCATGACAGTGCTGAGACTATAAGGAGGGCTTTGAATCTTGGTGTAAATGTCAAAATGATTACAG GTGATCAACTGGCCATAGGAAAGGAAACTGGACGTCGTTTGGGAATGGGAACCAACATGTATCCTTCATCTGCATTGCTAGGACATGACAAGGACGAGTCCATTGCAGCTTTACCAATTGATGAACTGATCGAGAAGGCTGATGGCTTTGCTGGTGTTTTCCCTG AGCACAAATATGAGATTGTAAAACGCTTGCAAGCTAGGAAACATATCTGTGGGATGACTGGTGATGGGGTCAATGATGCGCCAGCTCTTAAGAAGGCTGACATTGGGATTGCTGTCGCTGATGCGACTGATGCAGCTCGTAGTGCTTCTGATATTGTCCTCACAGAACCTGGACTCAGTGTCATCATTAGTGCTGTCTTGACAAGTCGAGCAATCTTCCAGAGGATGAAAAACTACACA ATCTATGCAGTTTCTATTACAATTCGTATTGTG CTTGGTTTCATGCTGCTGGCTCTCATATGGAAGTTTGACTTTCCACCTTTTATGGTGCTTATTATTGCTATTCTCAATGATG GTACCATTATGACAATATCTAAGGATAGGGTGAAGCCATCTCCTCTGCCAGACAGCTGGAAGCTGGCAGAGATTTTTACTACTGGAATTGTTCTTGGTAGTTACCTAGCAATGATGACAGTCATCTTCTTTTGGGCAGCATATAAGACAGACTTCTTCCCG AGGATATTTGGAGTATCAACTCTGGAGAAAACAGCTCATGATGACTTCAGAAAGCTTGCATCAGCAATTTACTTGCAAGTGAGCACCATCAGTCAGGCCTTAATTTTTGTGACACGATCTCGAAGTTGGTCATATGTTGAACGCCCTGGAATACTACTCATGGTGGCTTTTTTGGCGGCTCAGCTG GTTGCTACTTTGATTGCAGTCTATGCAAATTGGAGTTTTGCTGCAATTGAAGGGATTGGTTGGGGCTGGGCTGGTGTCATATGGCTTTATAACATCATCTTTTACATCCCACTTGACTTCATCAAGTTCTTTATACGCTATGCTCTGAGTGGTAGGGCCTGGGATCTCGTTATTGAGCAAAGG ATTGCTTTCACAACGCAAAAGGATTTCGGGAAGGAACAACGTGAGCTTCAATGGGCACATGCACAGAGAACATTGCATGGGTTGCAACCACCAGACACCAAGATGTTCACAGAGCGAACTCATTTCACTGAACTCAATCAGATGGCTGAAGAAGCTAAAAGGAGAGCTGAAATTGCAAG ACTAAGGGAACTGCATACCCTCAAGGGTCATGTAGAATCAGTGATTAGATTGAAGGGCATAGACATAGACACAATTCAACAAGCATACACAGTTTGA
- the LOC110599779 gene encoding calcium-dependent protein kinase 10, which produces MGNCNACVRADSSPDSKANHTNHRRKKKSKDRKPNPYAEDSVRSPAPIRVLKDVIPLSHRPRIGDKYILGRELGRGEFGITYLCTDRETKDALACKSISKRKLRTAVDIEDVRREVAIMSRLPEHPNIVKLKATYEDHENVHLVMELCEGGELFDRIVARGHYSERAAANVARTIAEVVRMCHENGVMHRDLKPENFLFASKKENSVLKAIDFGLSVFFKPGERFTEIVGSPYYMAPEVLRRNYGPEVDVWSAGVILYILLCGVPPFWAETEQGVALAILRGVIDFKREPWPQISDSAKSLVRQMLEPDPKKRLTAQQVLEHSWLQNAKKAPNVPLGDIVRTRLKQFSLMNRFKKKALRVIAEHLSLEEVEVIRDMFKLMDTDNDGKVTYEELRAGLRKVGSQLAEPEIKMLMEVADVDGNGVLDYGEFVAVTIHLQKMENDEHFRRAFMFFDKDDSGYIELDELREALADEYGETDSNVLNDIMREVDTDKDGCISYEEFVAMMKAGTDWRKASRQYSRERFKSLSLNLMKDGSLQLHDGLTGQSYAV; this is translated from the exons ATGGGGAACTGTAATGCCTGTGTGAGAGCAGACTCCAGCCCGGACTCCAAGGCGAACCATACAAATCACAGACGCAAGAAGAAGTCCAAAGATAGGAAGCCCAATCCTTATGCGGAGGATTCTGTCCGATCCCCGGCTCCGATCCGGGTACTGAAAGACGTGATTCCACTCAGCCACCGGCCTCGGATCGGTGACAAGTACATCCTGGGCAGAGAACTCGGTCGGGGAGAATTCGGCATCACGTATTTGTGTACTGACCGAGAGACTAAAGATGCGTTGGCATGTAAGTCGATCTCCAAGCGAAAACTACGGACAGCGGTGGACATAGAGGACGTGAGAAGGGAAGTGGCGATCATGTCCCGTTTACCGGAGCACCCGAATATAGTGAAGCTGAAGGCAACTTATGAGGACCACGAGAACGTGCATTTAGTGATGGAATTGTGCGAGGGAGGTGAGCTGTTCGACAGGATAGTGGCAAGAGGCCATTACAGTGAGAGAGCGGCGGCGAATGTTGCCAGGACGATAGCTGAGGTGGTCAGGATGTGTCATGAGAATGGAGTTATGCATAGAGACTTGAAACCTGAGAATTTTCTGTTTGCTAGTAAGAAGGAGAATTCCGTGCTTAAGGCTATTGATTTTGGACTCTCAGTATTTTTCAAGCCAG GGGAGAGGTTTACAGAGATAGTGGGGAGTCCATATTACATGGCGCCTGAAGTTTTGAGGCGTAATTATGGACCAGAGGTTGATGTGTGGAGTGCTGGAGTGATACTTTATATCCTATTATGTGGGGTTCCTCCATTTTGGGCAG AGACTGAGCAGGGTGTTGCTCTGGCAATTTTGAGGGGagtgattgattttaagagagAACCATGGCCTCAGATTTCAGACAGTGCTAAGAGTCTTGTTCGGCAGATGTTGGAGCCAGATCCTAAAAAGCGCTTGACTGCTCAGCAGGTGCTTG AACATTCCTGGCTACAAAATGCGAAGAAAGCTCCAAATGTCCCATTGGGAGACATTGTGAGGACGAGGCTCAAGCAATTTTCATTGATGAATAGATTTAAGAAGAAAGCATTAAGG GTAATTGCGGAACACTTATCACTTGAAGAGGTTGAAGTAATCAGGGACATGTTCAAATTGATGGACACTGATAATGATGGTAAAGTAACATATGAGGAACTAAGGGCTGGTCTTCGGAAGGTTGGTTCTCAACTGGCTGAACCAGAAATAAAGATGCTGATGGAAGTG GCTGATGTTGATGGGAATGGAGTACTGGACTATGGGGAGTTTGTAGCTGTAACAATTCATTTGCAGAAGATGGAGAATGATGAGCATTTCCGCAGGGCATTTATGTTTTTTGATAAGGATGATAGCGGGTATATAGAATTAGACGAACTGCGAGAGGCCCTAGCAGATGAATATGGTGAAACTGATAGTAATGTGCTGAATGACATCATGCGTGAAGTTGACACTGACAAG GATGGATGCATCAGTTATGAAGAATTTGTTGCTATGATGAAAGCTGGAACTGACTGGAGAAAGGCATCTCGACAGTATTCAAGAGAGAGATTCAAGAGTTTGAGCCTCAACCTGATGAAAGATGGTTCATTGCAGCTCCATGATGGGCTCACAGGTCAATCTTATGCTGTCTAA